One genomic segment of Candidatus Cloacimonadota bacterium includes these proteins:
- a CDS encoding MATE family efflux transporter, with protein sequence MMVSALYNVVDRIYIGNAPDIGSQGLAGITIGFPIMILQLAIALLFGIGGATLFAIKLGEKKLEEADGILGNTFALLLISGFLFMLFGISFHKPLLRLFGASENVLPYAMDYMRIIFFGSMFHMTSLGMNHMMRANGKPNLAMITMFAGAGTNIILDPIFIFGFKMGIAGAAWATIISQAVSMTWVVGNFLRKKNRHRIQFRLMKLRWSNVRRIAALGTPSFVLQSTNSVLHVILNQSLFKHGGDIAISAMGIVNSVQTILLMPITGLNQGLQTIISFNFGARKYDRIKQAERQAMTVATIIVVVGWMLTRLFPTQIVSMFNRESELLKLGSYALKTWFWMLPVVGFQILGANFFQAIGRPLSAMTLTLTRQVLLLIPAIIVFSRLWGLDGLLFAAPFADGLAAVITGLRFRIGIRSLGQEVKESKFLKA encoded by the coding sequence ATGATGGTGAGCGCGCTCTACAACGTTGTGGACCGCATCTACATCGGAAATGCTCCGGATATCGGCTCCCAGGGTCTGGCGGGCATCACGATTGGCTTTCCCATCATGATTTTACAGCTTGCCATAGCGCTGCTTTTCGGCATCGGCGGCGCCACGCTTTTCGCCATCAAACTGGGTGAGAAAAAGCTGGAGGAGGCAGACGGGATTTTGGGCAACACCTTCGCGCTGCTGCTCATCAGCGGATTTTTGTTCATGCTTTTCGGCATCTCGTTCCATAAACCGCTTCTACGCCTCTTTGGCGCCAGTGAAAATGTGTTGCCCTACGCGATGGACTATATGCGCATCATCTTCTTTGGCTCGATGTTCCACATGACCAGCCTGGGGATGAACCACATGATGCGAGCCAACGGAAAGCCGAATCTGGCAATGATAACCATGTTCGCAGGCGCGGGCACAAACATCATTCTGGACCCCATCTTTATTTTTGGATTCAAAATGGGGATAGCAGGCGCGGCTTGGGCGACCATCATCTCGCAGGCTGTTTCCATGACCTGGGTGGTGGGAAACTTTTTGCGCAAAAAGAACCGGCACAGGATTCAATTCAGGCTGATGAAGCTGCGCTGGAGCAACGTTCGCCGCATCGCGGCTCTGGGAACGCCCAGCTTTGTTTTGCAGAGTACCAACAGCGTTTTGCACGTTATTTTAAATCAAAGCCTTTTTAAGCATGGGGGAGACATTGCCATTTCCGCCATGGGCATTGTGAACAGTGTGCAAACCATCCTGTTGATGCCCATCACGGGTTTGAACCAGGGTTTGCAGACCATCATCAGCTTCAACTTTGGCGCCCGCAAATATGACCGCATAAAACAAGCTGAAAGGCAGGCCATGACAGTCGCCACCATCATTGTGGTGGTAGGCTGGATGCTCACACGCCTATTTCCAACCCAGATTGTGTCAATGTTTAACCGCGAGTCGGAACTGCTGAAACTTGGCAGCTACGCCCTGAAAACCTGGTTTTGGATGCTGCCTGTGGTGGGGTTCCAGATTTTGGGGGCAAACTTCTTCCAAGCCATTGGGCGTCCGCTTTCCGCCATGACGCTCACCCTCACCAGACAGGTGTTGCTGCTCATTCCCGCCATTATCGTGTTTTCAAGGCTTTGGGGTTTGGATGGCCTGCTTTTCGCGGCGCCTTTCGCGGATGGACTGGCAGCCGTCATCACCGGGCTAAGGTTTCGGATTGGGATAAGGTCTTTGGGGCAAGAAGTGAAAGAGAGCAAATTTCTGAAAGCGTGA